CCTGATCTGGCGTCGCCCGGGGACAATTCGGGGGATCTGTCGGGCTGGACGGCCCTGCCCAGCCCCGCTGCCATGTTCGCTTCCGTGATCCTCAAGGATGCGGCGGAGCAGCGGCGCACCAACCGCAGCATCATCCAGGCGCAGGGGATGCAGATCGTCGACCTGATGGAACAGCAGGCCGACAAGATAGAGACGGGCGCCATCCAGAAGTTTGCCTGCGCCGTAACCGGGGCCGTGGTGAACATGGCGGCCGGTATGGCCAGCATCGGCGTGGCGGCTGCCGGGGTGGGCAGGTCCTCGAACGGCAGGCTGGACATGCGTGCCGGCAAGACCGCGGACGGCCAGCTCACGGCCGCTGTCGCCCAGTCGTTCAATACCATGCTTTCTTCGGTCGGGAGCATGTTCACGGCGGGCGGGGAGTTCGGCCAGAGCATGCGCTCCGCCGAGGCCAAGCGCCTGGAAGCCCAGCAGGAGCAGATCCGCACCATGATGGAGCAGACCAAGCAGACCAACGAGGCGCTCAAGGACCTGGTCTCCAAGTCCCTGGACTTCATGAACTCCATGCAGGCCAACATGAATCAGACGCGTACCAAGATCCTGGGGTGATCCGGCAGCGCCCTGCGGGTGCGGCCTGGCAGAAAAAAGTTTGACGATGGCGCTTGTTTTTGCGTACCGTTGAACTGTGTTTGGACATGAAAGACGTATGCAGGACTGCCTATGGTTTCGCTGGATGACAAGGTCCGTGCCCTCGCGGTGACGGCCGGCTGGAAGCCCCCCCGCCCGGAAAAGGACGGTTCATACCGCTTTCGTCTGGAAGACGGCCTTGACCTGAAGATTTTTTCTCCTGACGGGCGCTGGTGCTTCCTGCTGGCCGAGCTGCTTTCCTTGCCGGAGGCGGGGCATGACCGGGACAGCCTGCTCCGTAACGTGGCGGGCCAGCAGGCCGGCATCTGCCGTGAGCGCGCTTCGGTCGTGGCCCTTGAGCATCAGGAAGACCCGGCGGCCCGGGATCGGGATCGCCTGATATTGCAGTCCCGGATGCCCGTGGACGTGCCCCAGCAGCGTTTCGACGATGCCGTCCGGGACTTCCTCAATGACCTCGCCTGGTGGAAGAAGAGCCTGGGGGGCTCGCCGCGTGAGGAGCTGTCTTCCATGTTCTCCCTGTCGGGTACGTTTTTCGGAGGCGTCTATTGAAGCGCCTTGTAGCCCTCTGCCTGTGCTGGATCTTCTGCTGCCTTCTGGCAACAGAAGGTCTTTGCGCGTCTTCCCGCGGCGCCTTCCCCTTTCGGGCGGCGTTTTCCCATTACGCGGACAATGAAAACATCTGCACGGTCCTTTCCGCCTTTGCCCGTGCCGAAGGCTACGGCTCGGTATGCAGTCCTGCCCTCAACGGGCAGATGAGCGGCCGCTTCGAGCAGGTGGACCCCCGTACCTTCCTCAATGGCATGCGCTCGGCGTTCGGGGTGCGCTGGTACATGCAGGGGCGTACGGTGACGTTCTGGAACGACAGCGAAAAGGCCGAAGCCTTCCTGGCGCCGTCCACGGTCTCGGCCGCCTCCTTGCGGGACATGCTGCGCAGTGCGGGCATGATCTCGCCGCAGCTGCCCGTCAAGCTGCTGCATGCGCAGAACCTGCTCTCGGTCAGTGGCCCGCCCCTCTATCTGGATCAGCTGCGCGGGGCCATGAAAGCCTTTGAGGATGCCCAGGGCAGCCGCAGCGTCATGCGCGTGTTCCCGCTCAAGTATGCCTGGGCGGAAGACATGCAGGTCAACAGCATGGATGCCACCGTGACCATCCCCGGTGTGGCCAGCATCCTGCAGGCCATGGCCAGCGGAACGCCGCTGACCGGTTCACAGGTGACGGTGCAGCCGTCGGCACAGGGAGGCCTGCGGGGCAAGGGGCTGATCGCCATGAGCACTCCGGCGGGCTCCTCCCAGACAGCGCCGGCAGCCCCCCAGAACGGAAAGGATCCGTCCGGGACGTCCGGGGGGCCCAGCATCATCGCCGATCCCCGGGTCAATGCCGTGGTCGTGACCGATGCCGAATACCGCATGAGCTATTACGCCAAGGTCATCGCCGACCTGGACAAGCCCGTGGAACTGGTGGAGATCCACGCGGCCATCGTGGATATCGACAGCGATTTTTCCCGTGATTTCGGCGTCAACTGGTCGGGCACCGGAGCCTACGGCAAGCACTGGACAGGCGGCGGCAGCGCGGGGGGCACCTCCACCAGCGGCATTTTTCCCGCTGCCGGGGCTTCCAGCGCGGGGGGGCTCTCCTATTCCACCCTGTATTCCTACGGCTCGGACTATTTCCTGGCCCGCGTCACCGCCCTGGAAGAAGACGGCCAGGCCCGCGTGCTGGGCAAACCTTCCGTGCTGACCATGGACAATGTGCAGGCGTCCCTGGAGAATACCAGTTCCTATTATGTGCCGGTATCGGGCAATGAGTCCTCCGACCTGTTCAAGATCGATTCGGGGACCGTCCTCAAGGTGACGCCCCACATCATCCCCGGCCTGCCGGGACAGGCGGACAGCATCAAGCTCATGGTCAGCGTGCAGGATGACCGGGACGACGGCTCCAGCCTGTTTTCCGTGGATCCCAACAATCTTTCCCCCATCAAGCAGACAAAGATCAATACGCAGGCCATCGTGGGAGAAGGGCAGAGCCTGCTCATCGGGGGACATTATTACGAGATCCAGAGCGATGCGGAGACCGGCATCCCCGGCCTCAAGAACATCCCCATCCTGGGCGGCCTGTTCGGTTCCACGGGCAAAAAGCACCAGCGCATGGAGCGCCTTATCCTGATCACGCCGCGCATCGTCCGCATGGATACGGCCTCCAACGTGCCGGCCCGTGTGGACGATCCCCGCTTCAGCCGGACGCCCACCCAGGCCGACTATGAAGAACGGCGCCCCAAGGAAATGCCTGTGGGCGGCTGCGCCCGCCGCCGCGAGCTGGCACCGGACGTGCAGCCCGCGCCTCCCGTGAAGGTCACGCCCCAGCCGTCACCTGTACCGGCCACCACCAAGAGCATCCAGAACGCGGCCGTGCCGCAGCCCATCCTGACCCCTGCCAGTGCGGGGGCCCAGCCGGTGCTGACGCCTGTCAGCAGCACGGCGTCTTCCGCCGGGGGGCGCCAGTGACCGGCAGCAGGGGCAGCGCCGTCTGCCTGTACGTCTTTTCCGGGCCGCATCTGGGCGCCTGTGTGGAACTGGCGGAAGGGAACTGGGTCGTGGGGTCGGATGACGCCTGCGACATCATCCTGACCGGTCTTGCCCCCCGCCATGCCGTTCTGGACATTTCGTCAGGAGACAACGCCTTTCCCGTGCTGTCCGTGACGGCCCTGGATGGTCCGCTTCGTCTGCAGGGGGAAGAGCCCGTCGGGCCGGGTGAGGCCGATGGTCCTCTGCATCCCGCAGCCGGGAGCGCCTGGTATCTTGGTACGACCTGTTTTGCCTGGAACCGTCCCGGAGTCCCCCAGGAAAGTCTTGTGCCGGAGCTTTCCCCGCACGCCCGCACCCCCGGGGCCGGCGAGGCTGCGCCTGTGGAGACGGGATCCGTACCTGCGGTCACGGAGACATCTGAGCTGCTGCCGACCGCCAATGATCTTGGCATGGACGCCGAAGCTTCGGAAACACTGTTGCCGGATGTCCCGGAAACGCCCCCCGCCCGTCGAGCCGGCTGGCGGGCCTTGCTTCTGGTGCTGGTGGCGGTCTTCCTGCTCGCCTTGTCCCTGATGGTCAGACCTGCGGACTCTGATCCTGAGCATTACCCCGAGATCATTAAAAAATATCTTGAAGATGCCGGTATCCGGGGCCTGGCTGTGAGCCGGCGTGATCCTGGCGTGGAGATACGCGGAACAGTGGCGGACGATGCGGCCATGATCCGTTTGCGTGATATGGCACGTGGATTGCATATCCCTGTGTACCTGGAAGTGGCCGTACAGGAAGACATGCTGCGCGCCGTGCGCAGTTCGCTTGGTATCCGCGGTTTCCATCCTGATGTCGTCCTGTGGGAGAACAAGGGCAATCCGCGTTTGCAGGTCAGGGCCTACATGAAGGACGAGCTGCTGGAGGCAGCAGCCTTCACGGCCCTGAAAGAAGAGGTCCGGGGCCTGCCGACGGTGGACAGGCACATCGTCTACGAAAAGGATCTTGCGCCTGTACTGGATGCGGCCCTGCAGCGGGCGGGCCTGGGGAATGTCCGGGTCATCTACCTGCCGGGCCGGGTGGATTTTTCGGGTGATTTCCGGCCGGAAGACACCAAGAAGCTGGAAGCCATCCGGCAGGATGCCAGCGAGCTGTTCGGTGTCCGTCTGTACGGGACCTCGTCGGCCTCGGGCGCTCTGGCCGCTGCGGAACGCTCCCTGACACCTTCGCGGGACGGGGAGCCCGGCGGGGCCGCACCTGCCCGGCCGGCGGGCACTGGCGGCGGGGATCCGCTGGGAGGGCTGCGTGTGACCGGCGTCACCATGTCGCCCATGCGTTTCGTGACCACCGCCGATGGCAGGCGCCTGTTTGAAGGGGCCGTGCTCCCCAGCGGCTGGACCCTGGAGAGCATCGACACCAAAGCCCTTGTCCTGCGCAACGGCAGCCAGGTCGTCAGTCACAGATTGAGAGGTAAATGATGGAAATGGAATCAGCCTTTGACATGCTGGCGGAAGATCCTTCGGGGCGGGGCCTCAAGCAGCTTCGCGAGGAGCTGTTCGAGATGCGGATGGATGTCAAGCGCGCCATGGATGCCGGCATGACACCGGACGAGATGGCTGTTGCCCGGCAGGTCATGACCGCAGTGGATTGCGCGGAGAACGTGGCGGAGCGCGTTTACGATACGCTGAACCGCTGATCCGGGAAAAGCCGCCGCCGGGCGTGGAACGGGCCGGCGTGGCCGGCCCCTGCGGCCCTGGGACGGCCCTGTCAGCCGCAGAGCCGGGCGGCAAAAGCGTAAGAGCAAGATGACCGCATTGCGGATCAGTCAGGAGAACACCATGAATATAGGAAGCTCGGGCGGGATCGATGTCGGCCAGCTGTTCCAGAATGCCACCAACGGACTGAGCCGGGACGGCCAGGCCCTGCAGGCCAAGATGGACGAGATCAGTGCCTCCGGCGAGGTGGACCAGATGGAGCTGCTGGAACTGCAGTTCGCCATGGGGCAGTACAACGCCAAGCTGGAGACCATCTCCTCGGTGACCAAGAGCATCCAGGATATGCTCAAGTCTCTGGCCCAGAGGACGGGCTAGCATCCGGGAACGGGTGCAACACTGGCAAAGGAATGATGATGGGGCCGTTTTCGGCCCCCAACATGGGAGAGATATATGGTTTCCGAAAAACAGATGGCCCGTCTGCTGGATCTGGCCAATCTGGCCTGTCAAAAGGGGCTTGTCGGGGAAGCCAGGACCATTTTTCGGGCAGTCCTGGCGCTCAGGCCGGATTTTGCGCCCGCTCTCGTGGGACTGGCATTTTCCCACGTGGTCGTGGATGATTTTGACACCGCGCTCACCATCCTGGACAAGGTCCTTGCGGGCAATGCCGCTGATGCCGACGCCCTTGCCATGCGCGGCCTTGCCTGCCTGCTGGCCGGACGCAGGGAAGAGGCGGAACAGGCCTTTACGGCCATCCCCCAGGACTGCGCGGCCGCAGACATGGCCCGGGCCATCATGGAAGTGGCCTGATACCGGCCTGACATCAGGCTGTCCGGGAGGCACGGCACATGATAGCCGCATCGGCACAAGGCGCGACCAGACTGCTGGAAGCCCTGGAAAAGCTT
This is a stretch of genomic DNA from Desulfovibrio piger. It encodes these proteins:
- the sctD gene encoding type III secretion system inner membrane ring subunit SctD codes for the protein MTGSRGSAVCLYVFSGPHLGACVELAEGNWVVGSDDACDIILTGLAPRHAVLDISSGDNAFPVLSVTALDGPLRLQGEEPVGPGEADGPLHPAAGSAWYLGTTCFAWNRPGVPQESLVPELSPHARTPGAGEAAPVETGSVPAVTETSELLPTANDLGMDAEASETLLPDVPETPPARRAGWRALLLVLVAVFLLALSLMVRPADSDPEHYPEIIKKYLEDAGIRGLAVSRRDPGVEIRGTVADDAAMIRLRDMARGLHIPVYLEVAVQEDMLRAVRSSLGIRGFHPDVVLWENKGNPRLQVRAYMKDELLEAAAFTALKEEVRGLPTVDRHIVYEKDLAPVLDAALQRAGLGNVRVIYLPGRVDFSGDFRPEDTKKLEAIRQDASELFGVRLYGTSSASGALAAAERSLTPSRDGEPGGAAPARPAGTGGGDPLGGLRVTGVTMSPMRFVTTADGRRLFEGAVLPSGWTLESIDTKALVLRNGSQVVSHRLRGK
- a CDS encoding EscF/YscF/HrpA family type III secretion system needle major subunit, with the translated sequence MNIGSSGGIDVGQLFQNATNGLSRDGQALQAKMDEISASGEVDQMELLELQFAMGQYNAKLETISSVTKSIQDMLKSLAQRTG
- a CDS encoding type III secretion system chaperone, with protein sequence MVSLDDKVRALAVTAGWKPPRPEKDGSYRFRLEDGLDLKIFSPDGRWCFLLAELLSLPEAGHDRDSLLRNVAGQQAGICRERASVVALEHQEDPAARDRDRLILQSRMPVDVPQQRFDDAVRDFLNDLAWWKKSLGGSPREELSSMFSLSGTFFGGVY
- a CDS encoding tetratricopeptide repeat protein; the encoded protein is MVSEKQMARLLDLANLACQKGLVGEARTIFRAVLALRPDFAPALVGLAFSHVVVDDFDTALTILDKVLAGNAADADALAMRGLACLLAGRREEAEQAFTAIPQDCAAADMARAIMEVA
- the sctC gene encoding type III secretion system outer membrane ring subunit SctC codes for the protein MKRLVALCLCWIFCCLLATEGLCASSRGAFPFRAAFSHYADNENICTVLSAFARAEGYGSVCSPALNGQMSGRFEQVDPRTFLNGMRSAFGVRWYMQGRTVTFWNDSEKAEAFLAPSTVSAASLRDMLRSAGMISPQLPVKLLHAQNLLSVSGPPLYLDQLRGAMKAFEDAQGSRSVMRVFPLKYAWAEDMQVNSMDATVTIPGVASILQAMASGTPLTGSQVTVQPSAQGGLRGKGLIAMSTPAGSSQTAPAAPQNGKDPSGTSGGPSIIADPRVNAVVVTDAEYRMSYYAKVIADLDKPVELVEIHAAIVDIDSDFSRDFGVNWSGTGAYGKHWTGGGSAGGTSTSGIFPAAGASSAGGLSYSTLYSYGSDYFLARVTALEEDGQARVLGKPSVLTMDNVQASLENTSSYYVPVSGNESSDLFKIDSGTVLKVTPHIIPGLPGQADSIKLMVSVQDDRDDGSSLFSVDPNNLSPIKQTKINTQAIVGEGQSLLIGGHYYEIQSDAETGIPGLKNIPILGGLFGSTGKKHQRMERLILITPRIVRMDTASNVPARVDDPRFSRTPTQADYEERRPKEMPVGGCARRRELAPDVQPAPPVKVTPQPSPVPATTKSIQNAAVPQPILTPASAGAQPVLTPVSSTASSAGGRQ